GCAAAGAATCCAGGATCTTCCTACTTCTAGAAGACACCACAACAGGGATGCCCCAATTAATTCCATCATTTTAAACTTACCTATTAGtagtagggaaaggggatgggatttgatatactgcctttctctggttacagtcaaagtggttatttttcttttgtagctgggacagtggagggtcacaaggagttgcagtgggaattgaacccacttctgtctgtgaaggaagcCTGTATATTTCATGTTTTAATTGTCTGGGGCTTTGGTTGGGGATGGGTaatattctagtttaaagccctcttcagtagctTAGCCAGTCTGCTTTGGAAGACACTTCATTTATGCTACTGAGCATTCTGAGgccacacacacaacacagtgTGTGCAGGTCAAGTTCTCATTATGCTTATACTGTGCATTTTTACATTAGATTCTTGCAGAGTCCAACCCCCAGCGCTATGGCACCCTCTGGAGGTGGTTTGATGAGATCTACTCCCTGCTCAACCTAGTTCTGCAGCAACATTTCCTGGCCAAGACGAGTGCTTCCTTCTCTGAGAACTTTTACAGTCTGAAGAGGATCGTTCTGGGGAACCATGAGGGGCCACACAGCTTGGCTAATGTAGGACTGCCCAAGGGAAACCATTGGAGGTCGCTTCTATTCTTGGTCCTCATTCCTTATTTGAAAGTAAAACTGGAGAAGCTGGTTTCTCGGCTCCGTGAAGAGGACGATTACTCCATCCAGCTGCCAGCCTCACCCTGGAAGAGGTTCTACAAGGCCTTTTTGGCTGCCTACCCCTTTGTGAACATGGCCTGGGAAGGCTGGTTTCTCTCTCAGCAGCTGCGCTACATTCTGGGAAAGGCTCAGCACCACTCGCCGCTGCTCACCTTGGCGGGAGTGCGGCTGGTGAGGCTGACTGCAGAGGATATCCAGGCTATGGAGCAGAGAGTTGCATCTACTGCTGCCTCACAGCAGTCTGCACACAGGTGAGCAa
This sequence is a window from Microcaecilia unicolor chromosome 13, aMicUni1.1, whole genome shotgun sequence. Protein-coding genes within it:
- the PEX12 gene encoding peroxisome assembly protein 12; translated protein: MAEHAAHLTTASLSDERPSIFEVIAQDSLMIAVRPALQHIAKILAESNPQRYGTLWRWFDEIYSLLNLVLQQHFLAKTSASFSENFYSLKRIVLGNHEGPHSLANVGLPKGNHWRSLLFLVLIPYLKVKLEKLVSRLREEDDYSIQLPASPWKRFYKAFLAAYPFVNMAWEGWFLSQQLRYILGKAQHHSPLLTLAGVRLVRLTAEDIQAMEQRVASTAASQQSAHSLNNKLKRAVKRALGGVALSLSTGLSVGVFFLQFLEWWYSSENQETIKSLSALPLPPPPIHFDQETYSPLLPKLKTVCPLCRKIRANDTALSTSGYVFCYRCTYYYVKHHQRCPVTGYPTELQHLVKLYSPEG